The following are from one region of the Anabrus simplex isolate iqAnaSimp1 chromosome 8, ASM4041472v1, whole genome shotgun sequence genome:
- the LOC137501899 gene encoding uncharacterized protein yields the protein MVYYPFATCSIIFFCTYYSGTTPRSHTNLKGVYENLKRRARRASADEKVEMYKTGGGPSVPSKVQDIDKRVLGIIAESSVCIPSTHDSDAGYAENKESDDNLKRPPSTSNPLDTLRAIANGDFGVDNGDGGGDDDDDDDDDDDDEGDNLGQCSHDYGQTPLHTPTRPSSGVGLKHQSRKTPGGTKKRKLTATESISSAAEVQREALLLDMALKKEKQKEELEIFKLKKELLKEKIAYWKAKNAELL from the exons ATGGTTTATtatccttttgcaacatgttctatTATATTTTTCTGTACATATTATTCAGGTACCACACCTAGGTCACACACTAACTTAAAAGGTGTGTATGAAAACCTTAAAAGAAGGGCCAGAAGAGCCTCTGCTGATGAAAAGGTGGAAATGTATAAGACAGGGGGTGGACCTAGCGTACCGTCAAAAGTACAGGACATTGATAAAAGGGTGCTTGGGATTATTGCGGAAAGCAGTGTGTGTATTCCAAGCACCCATGACTCGGATGCGGGTTATGCAGAAAACAAAG AATCTGATGACAATCTAAAAAGACCTCCCAGTACTTCCAACCCTCTGGACACACTACGAGCTATTGCTAAT GGGGACTTTGGTGTTGacaatggtgatggtggtggtgatgatgatgatgatgatgatgatgatgatgatgatgagggtgaCAACTTAGGCCAGTGTTCCCATGATTATGGGCAAACTCCACTACATACACCAACAAGACCTTCAAGTGGTGTAGGCCTAAAG CACCAATCGAGGAAGACACCTGGAGGTACAAAAAAGAGGAAGCTGACAGCAACGGAGTCCATATCTAGTGCTGCAGAAGTGCAGCGAGAGGCACTTTTGTTGGACATGGCGCTGAAGAAGGAAAAACAGAAAGAGGAATTAGAAATCTTTAAATTAAAAAaggaattattaaaagaaaaaattgccTACTGGAAGGCAAAAAATGCTGaattattgtaa